A single Saccopteryx bilineata isolate mSacBil1 chromosome 7, mSacBil1_pri_phased_curated, whole genome shotgun sequence DNA region contains:
- the TMED3 gene encoding transmembrane emp24 domain-containing protein 3 has product MGIAAPLSASAPPPRLLLLLLLLLRAERPRGAELTFELPDSAKQCFHEDVEQGVKFSLDYQVITGGHYDVDCYVEDPLGNIIYRETKKQYDSFTHRAEVKGVYQFCFSNEFSTFSHKTVYFDFQVGDEPPILPEMGNRVTALTQMESACVTIHEALKTVIDSQTHYRLREAHDRARAEDLNSRVSYWSVGETVALFVVSISQVLLLKSFFTEKRPVGRAVRS; this is encoded by the exons ATGGGCATCGCCGCCCCGCTCTCCGCTTCCGCGCCGCCGCCGcggctgctcctgctgctgctcctcctgCTGCGAGCCGAGCGGCCACGGGGCGCCGAGCTCACTTTCGAGCTGCCGGACAGCGCTAAGCAGTGCTTCCACGAGGACGTGGAGCAGGGCGTCAAGTTCTCCCTGGACTACCAG GTCATCACTGGAGGCCACTACGATGTTGACTGCTATGTGGAGGACCCCCTGGGGAACATCATCTACAGGGAAACCAAGAAGCAGTATGACAGCTTCACGCACCGGGCTGAGGTCAAGGGCGTTTATCAGTTTTGCTTCAGTAATGAGTTTTCCACCTTCTCTCACAAGACCGTCTATTTTGACTTTCAAGTGGGCGATGAGCCCCCCATTCTCCCAGAAATGGGGAACAGGGTCACAGCTCTCACCCAG ATGGAGTCTGCCTGTGTGACCATTCACGAGGCCCTGAAGACGGTGATTGACTCCCAGACGCATTACAGGCTCCGGGAGGCCCACGACCGGGCCCGGGCCGAGGACCTAAATAGCCGGGTCTCATACTGGTCTGTGGGCGAGACCGTCGCCCTGTTTGTGGTCAGCATCAGCCAGGTGCTGCTGCTGAAAAGCTTCTTCACAGAAAAGCGGCCCGTCGGCAGGGCTGTGCGCTCCTAG
- the ANKRD34C gene encoding ankyrin repeat domain-containing protein 34C, with protein sequence MMDDDTELRTEGNSLLKAVWLGRLRLTRLLLEGGAYINESNDKGETALMVACITTHVDQQSISKSKMVKYLLDNRADPNIQDKSGKTALIHACIRRAGGDVVSLLLENGADPSLEDRTGASALVYAINADDKDALKHLLDACKAKGKEVIIITTDKSSSGTKTTKQYLNVPPSPRVEDRPSPLLCTSPSAIELTAPGLGSPPCAKEDDFFSLQTGHPSVCNTSKALIEPGSPTRKVGNLKRACLPQLKRLQSEPWGLIAPSVLAASPRQDETHSAGTDNEVIKSISDVSFPKRGPLSRTSSIDGKDPALFGSLTEQVLKIPASPALAPWKAAYEKGPRLAKRGALPVDQEKAGLGPLGPSTLKDAASLKQLESDFYDLDLQPAADPPNAVSLESGKGPLDRKKLHSSHLPVSRGSRDPPDAASGTPPSSARRRPPHLLERRGSGTLLLDRICHTRPGFLPPLNVNLTPPIPDIRSSSKLSSPLAGGLKSIVPVVPSSPKRVDLRNKKQLLRRHSMQVEQMKQLSDFEEIMT encoded by the coding sequence ATGATGGATGACGACACGGAGCTGAGGACGGAAGGAAACTCACTTTTAAAGGCTGTGTGGCTGGGGAGGCTCAGGCTAACCAGACTCCTCCTGGAAGGGGGTGCTTACATCAACGAGAGCAATGACAAAGGCGAAACGGCGCTCATGGTGGCTTGCATCACCACACATGTGGATCAGCAGAGCATCAGCAAGTCCAAGATGGTGAAGTACCTGCTGGACAACAGGGCGGACCCCAACATTCAGGACAAGTCTGGCAAGACTGCTCTCATCCACGCTTGCATCCGGAGGGCTGGGGGAGACGTGGTGTCCTTGCTGCTGGAGAATGGAGCCGACCCCAGCCTCGAGGACCGCACCGGGGCGTCCGCTCTGGTTTATGCGATCAATGCCGATGACAAGGATGCGCTGAAACATCTCCTTGATGCTTGCAAAGCCAAAGGGAAGGAGGTGATTATTATAACAACGGATAAGTCATCTTCAGGCACCAAAACCACCAAACAGTATCTTAATGTCCCTCCTTCACCCAGAGTGGAAGACAGACCATCCCCTCTGCTGTGCACATCTCCCTCTGCTATTGAGCTGACggctccaggcctggggtctCCACCTTGTGCGAAGGAAGATGACTTCTTTAGCCTCCAAACAGGGCATCCAAGTGTTTGCAACACCTCCAAGGCTCTCATTGAGCCTGGGTCACCCACCAGGAAAGTTGGGAACCTCAAAAGGGCCTGTTTGCCTCAACTGAAGAGGCTGCAGTCTGAGCCCTGGGGCCTGATCGCGCCCTCTGTGCTGGCAGCCTCCCCACGTCAGGATGAGACCCACAGTGCTGGCACAGACAATGAGGTCATCAAGAGCATCAGTGATGTGTCCTTCCCCAAGAGGGGGCCCCTCTCCAGAACCAGCAGTATTGACGGCAAAGACCCCGCTCTCTTCGGCTCACTCACAGAGCAGGTTCTGAAGATTCCAGCCTCTCCAGCGCTGGCCCCCTGGAAGGCAGCCTATGAGAAAGGCCCACGTCTGGCCAAAAGAGGGGCTCTCCCTGTTGACCAAGAGAAGGCTGGGCTAGGTCCACTTGGACCCTCCACTCTCAAAGATGCAGCATCCCTCAAACAGCTGGAAAGTGACTTCTATGATTTAGATTTACAGCCAGCAGCTGACCCGCCAAATGCTGTTTCCCTGGAATCAGGCAAAGGACCCCTGGATAGAAAGAAGCTCCACAGCTCCCACCTGCCTGTCTCCCGTGGCTCCCGGGACCCCCCGGACGCCGCGTCCGGCACCCCCCCCAGCTCAGCTCGCCGCAGGCCACCCCACCTTCTGGAGAGACGGGGTTCTGGAACTCTGCTTCTGGACAGAATTTGTCACACCAGGCCTGGCTTCCTTCCACCTTTAAATGTAAATCTGACCCCACCTATCCCGGATATTAGATCTAGCAGCAAACTATCTTCTCCACTCGCTGGTGGCTTAAAATCCATAGTTCCTGTGGTGCCCAGTTCACCAAAGAGAGTTGacttgagaaataaaaagcagctCCTTCGAAGGCATTCTATGCAGGTGGAGCAGATGAAgcagctgtctgactttgaagaGATCATGACCTAG